The Nomia melanderi isolate GNS246 chromosome 6, iyNomMela1, whole genome shotgun sequence genomic sequence ACTACAACTCcgtaattatatttgtaaattatccATCGTGGACGATATGTAACTCTGCATTCGTTTCGCGCAAAGTGATCCACGAGGATCAGGTGCCTGGATCGATCGGGTTTATTCACGGTCGATTGAAGGCGCGGCAGAGTTTCGAAAGGTTGCGGCTTCGTCGATTCTCTGGTTAGACGAGATATGAAATTGTTGTAAGAAtgaattgtatttatttcaaggactaaaatcgaataaaactgtTGCCGAAatacttcgaattcgaacggTTGTCGTATGAATAAACGCATGAACTTTTGATTTTTGGATTGTTCCTGGCAATACCCGCAATAACGCGAATCGCTCTCAATGGAGGTGTATTATTGACCCGGCTGTACTATAATATCTGTAACATGTCGGCGATAATGCGATACGCTGCATTTAGTGACCTATAATTTTAGGCAGATCGCCAAGTGCGTCTGGATCCCATAGTTTGTCGTCCACAAGTCTCGGATGCGGACTCCACTAACAGCACGTTAATCCAGATTTAATGGGCCACAGTTTCGAACAGCTAACTATTTTTCTTTATAGGTTGCGCCCAAAAATAAGGTTAACCAATTTGGGACCTGTCAGAGAATGGAATTCAGAAATAAGAAACGATTTGAACGAATAAgttatattataacaaattatCACGTTCAactattatatacaatttaaaatgcGTACATATGACATTCACCGACCATCGATGGAcacaaacagaatttaatgaCACGAAGGGAACCAGTGGAATTTTTAAAACGCGTTTAACtcgatattaaaaagaaaaacagacaCGCGACGTGTCTGAGAAATGGTAAAACAATCAATTACCACGAACAATGCTCACAAGTTTTTACTTATCATATTATCTTCGaggattttctaaaaatatttaaaccgatattttgtaattaggaattaattgaaattctttaaAACCGCATGTTTCATCAGATCTCGTGTCGTTGCTCGTATTTTTGGTGGCGCGTGGCGAATGATCGATAATCAGAGACGACCGAAGCGTCAGTGGCCTCCgtgcgacaagatggccgccgtGCCGCGaccatataataattatataaatgaagtCCCCCCGGTTCACTTTGCGCTCACGAAATCGTACGTAGTAAGTACGTAATGTATAATCTGTATACATGTAAGTCGAATGATCATTTAACACTGTTGTAAATCAGCACAAAGTTAATCTTTTATTCTTAATACCTATgaagtgcgcgcgcgcgcacccgTGCGTGCACGGTCGCCACGTACTACATAAATCCTGAGTATAATTGCGGGTGCGCGTACACGTGTGCCCGTGCACGTACATGTTACAATACATACTAAGTTTACTGTTAAACTGGAATATATTACATACGGCGCAGAACGAAGACAGGGAGAGAATAATATTGACGATGTTCGATAGCTTGCTTCTCGTTTACCGAAATTTAGTTTTGTCAGAGGCTAGCTATAGgcgaaattaagaaacagagagcgagagaaagagagagagagagagagagagagagagagagagagagagagagagagagagagagagagagagagagagagagaaagtgagaaagaaagtgagaaagagagagaggaagagattgagagaaagtgaaaaagaaagagagaaagaaagagaggaagagattgagagaaagggaaggagagagagaaaaggaaagttggaaagagtgaaagagacgggagagaaagaaaggaaaagaaaggaagaacaAATGTTCCGCGTGTCTTTGAATATGCGTATACGTGCGAGAGAAAAAGAGGCAGGATAACAGAGCAAAACGAATGAATGGGAgagaatgaaataaagaaagaaagggcgGAATGAAAGGAATAGCGTGAGAGATCGTAAGAAATGGAATGAAgtggaaaaggaggaaaaaagagtGATGATGACAATAATAATGCTAAGTGGTTCGCACCACAATGAATACGATTGATACCTAAGTGACGTGTAGCTTTATTGAAACGATTATACGGGAGTTGGTTCGattgaaggaaaaaaaaggaaagatatcatttcaatattcttttGATGCATCGCAGCAGGACCTGCATTAGCGGTCGACGGTACTTGCAAAATCGATAAAGCCAGTTCATACAAATGTGTGCCCTATTTGGCCTTGTTCCCAAATTACGGCCGTTCTTAATCACTGAACCGTACACGGTTCGCGCGAACGATGCATTTTTCTGGGTTAAGTTATAGGGGTTTGGAATCGAACAAACATTTGTCCGTTATCGAACGAGGTAACGATCTATTGTGCTTCTTGCTGTGCTTGATTTTAAAGGATTGTCTGTTACAGATACAATTTTCGGAAGTTCGGACGATTTGACGAGGAATTGCGTTCCGGCATTCGGATGATCGTTTTGCGCGCTTCCTGTGAAGGAGTGCGAGTGAATATTATTGGAGTACAAAAATAGGATACCTACATTATGAAAACGAAGTCAGTTAGAGCATACATTTGTATGAACTTTCTTCGTTGCTTTTGTGCCCGTTGTTTACCAACGATGTGTTGCTATTAACATGTTGGTCCAACGTGGTATCGAACAccttgtatttataatttccgAAAGTTGCTAATATGTTATCAGTTTAGAATGAAATGCACCTGTAACAGCTAAAACTGAAAATACTCTGGAGTTCGTGGACTCTgtcatgaatatttcaaagaaaagcttgtcattaaatgttattaaattccattcatttttcaatttatttgtgcTTTAATACGTAGATATGTACTTTGCTTGTTTTACATTCCGAAAATCGTCTGATGTGATCAATGATAAGTAGCCTCCGTTcggaaatattaaacatttacgtTTCATTGAAAGTCGATTTATATTATCCGCGTTAAgaagaaagaatttttcttaAAGAAGGAATGAACTGCGCGCTTTCTTCAACTGCACTTTTTGTACGAGATGCTTTCTTATTCTTGGTTAATTAATTTCTGGTATCTCAAAGAGGTTTCTAATTTTGTTAAAAGGATGATTCCTTAGTAATAATATGAATGTAATACATGGATCTTAAAGACAAGTAATTATTCTCCTTGAACCTGATACAATTATTTCGTCGATGATCATCTATTTTATTCCTGTGCTGTCGACATATGTAaagaattgttattaattatgaaactcGATCGCAACACTTGGTTATTTATCCTCACGGCTAGTCATTGTGGGACGAATCACAGCGCGTAGCCGTTGCATGAGTGTGcgattcatataaaaatactatataagtttaaattgttttatatttttgttacgcCTCTCTGTGATATGATAAGGGCACATTCACCTCACCCTGTATATGCATTAATCTTTGTATCTTATTGATTAAGGTGAAACTTTTTGAAGAACAATCCTTGCCAAGCCCTTTCTAATTACATTATCGGATTATCGCTCGTGCGTACCATCGAGTTGCGATGACGGAAAATCAAACTTAAGGAATTCAAACGAAGATCTTAAAGTGTGCACTTGTAAATCGCAAACACTATTGTACATTAACGAACTTAAGGGAATTGTTAAAGCGTTTATAGATGACAATGCATTACGGACTGGATCTATTGAAACCTAcgtgaaatatcaatgaaactgaatatacttacaatattatttctaaCAACTTACACACCGACAAccacattattatttaaaagggaaaggaaaattattaaaaaattcaaccaGTTATCAACTTTATAATAGActattgaaaaatttgtaacgCCCATTTGGTTTTTTTGGGGGAAATCTactcagaaaaaaatattaatagacTAAAAAGTAAATCAAATGTATGAGATTAGTTTTAATTGATTCAGTCTAAGAAATACTTTTTTCTAAAGAGAATTGTAAGGGTGAATTACCTATGTACCATTGAAGAGTTCGATTCATCGTGCGTGTACTTTTACTCCTTCAGTTTTCTAATCTTGGTGTTACGTGTCTATTTAAAAATCTAGATTTATTAAATGGAAGAATTACATGGGAAGATTCGTCtagatttaaatattgattttagcAATAGTAACATATCCCTTAAGATAAGGTACGTTCGAGCTTGTGCTTGTGGAAGATATAAAGGTGTATCGTTACACATTACATTGTATTGTATTCAATTATAAACCAAaccaaaaaaaaacaacaaaatccTTACATTAATACCGCGAAAGAAAGATATTACAAATGGAAACATTAATCACTATACAAACGTGTAATAAACACGCGGAGAATTACGTTCTATTAACTATACATGATCATTGTTAATCATGGTTGCGGTTCTATTTACACGATTCACTTACTGAATAAATtcgaaatacatatatttgaagTAACAACTAATGCTTCGTACtttctatttttgtaaatatcccTGTTGTCCtgacatttttaaacattaatttttttaatatttttccaatgtttacattttgtttcgttatttacgtagaaaattattctaacagggtatatatatatatatatatatatatatatgtaccaTTATGACAATTGCATAAATATGATTATAACCTTACAATTTCGCAAATACTttcgataataaaatttatttaatattatacatgaaaaaacggtgtgttttaaataaaatataataacgtaGAATACAgttggaaaaataaaagttaatataagAAATGAACCTATCACGGTTGTGCGAAATGGTACTTCAATCTGATGTCATTGATTTGCACCATTAAAAATTGTGGGATTTAAATGAACCTATTATGAAGTCGGTATTCGGGAGTAAATAGATCGTAAAGAAACCGTAAGACATCTTACGGTCGAGATACTGTAGAATTTATGGTAAACCCATccaaattacaaatttcttcaaaaatcgCTGGAACAAACACTTGACTTTTGTCCTTAACCTTTAAGAACAATGAACAGGTTCGAATACATTGAAGTACGATTTCATCCAAGTGAAAATCATGTACGACGTGACATCGGTGTACGGTTGTATGATGGTGACAATAAGgtacataaaattaattggaCATTTTAAATGCAACTATACATAACCTTTAATTTGTTGACAGACACACTTTGAAGGTGGTGAATTAGTACTTACAAGTCACAGAATTATTTGGGGAAGACCTGGTGATATATCCCGTGGCCATACATGTCTATCATTACCTCTTCGTTATGTTATTTTTTTTGAAGAAGATGTTCCTAGTCCATTTTCTTTTGGACGTAGTAAGAAAGTTATCGTACATCTCTCAGAAGCTACAAGCAGTATGTTTTGATTATATTAAACATACAATTTTACATCAGGCATTTGATCGAAACATTTTCtcatgatatttaatttttatagataaacTACCTGGTCCATTTGACAATAGCgttcataattatataaaattatcattcaAAGAAGGCTTAGATCCTAACTTTATTATGCATTTGTCTGATACTATTTCAAGACAAATGTGGGAAATAATACCCATTATGCCAGCAAATTATTATAATCCTAGTGTGCAAAATAGTGGTGATAGTCCAAAGTCACTTCCACAAATAAAAATCAGAACTGGCATTATAGGAATAGAGAGAAGTCTGCAAGAGCAACAGAAAGCAACAGATGAAAGTATATCAATGGCATTCCAAGATCTCAAGAAGCTTATGCAAATGGCCAAAGACATGGTTTCCATATCAAAAACCATCTCAGCAAAAATACGGGTGATTCTCAACAGTTATTTTATAAAGTTGACATTCATAATCAAAGACAATTGCAGGAGAGGCAAGGAGACATCACGGAGGATGAAACAGTCAGATTTAAATCCTACTTAATGAGTCTTGGTATTGACGACCCTGTAACTCGCGATGCATACAAAAgcagtaatgaatattttaaggaGCTAGCAAAACAACTGGCTGATATCTTAGAAGAACCTATTAAAGTCAATATACTTAATAATCaacgttaataaaaaaaaaaacaaatatatagaatatttaacaaattctaTCTTATAGGAAGTTGGTGGAATGATGACATTAACAGATGTTTATTGTCGTGTAAACAGAGCTAGAGGCTTGGAACTTCTGTCACCGGAAGACCTATTAAATGCTAGTAGACAATTAGCACCTTTAGGTTTACCTATAGTATTGAGAACTTTTGATAGTGGAGTTATAGTTCTTCAATTACGATCCCATAATGATAATGCTATAGTTGATGTCATAGCAGACTTGgtaagtattatattatacatttttttacaaaaaatataatttcattactctGTTATAGATCAAAGAAAGAGGATCACTAACTGCAGAAGAACTTGCACAATCAGAAGGTATATCTGTACTTTTAGCTCGTGAAAGGTTATTAGTTACAGAAAAATATGGAAGAGCATGTAGAGATGATACAATTGAAGCTTTAAGATTCTATCCTAATTTATTTTTGGAACAAGATGACTAACAACAGTGTTTTCATTACTATATAAGCATAAAAACATGTTCACTTTTAAGCAGGTGTACTTTGTCCAAGATACAGGATTCATTATAAGAAGTTCATATATTTTTTGTgcctttatattttacatgtgTAAAAACGtgaaaactaaatattttgaaaaatataaatagtacatTAATTTACAGatacaaaatatgtataattttgaaatcaatatttattgtaattgtctTACAATCATCTTTCATGTTAGaatagatttataataaataaaaagaaaaacaaaaaaccttTTGAAGTTCACTAAAGAATGCTTTtgttctaatatcaaattaacaagatgtattaaatattctacaaaaatgTCTATGTATGAGTAATTATGTGTAAACATTTGTAAATAAACAATGTTAAAAATGTTCTTTATCCAATGCATTAAAAAATCAAGTAGAACATTTACAAAAAGTAGTTGTACTGTCATAATTACCAAGTAAAATGAGAGTTTTCTTATTCTATGACAAGAGTGTTTAAATCGGTTCCGGCGGGCATTCTAGTAACATTCTCCTCGCGAAGAAGAAGTTACCTTCTCCATACCCACAGTTACCCATTATATCGAACattgcataaaactacacataACAACCTCGAGCAGCTCCTTGAGAAGAAGTAGTAGGGGTGGGATGTTTGCAAGTTACTAGTGTGAGGGGAGTCACGTAGGCACCtctattctaatattatttaatgatttgTATATAAAACAGGTACTTAAAAAAAGTGCCGATATTAAAAAGGGAAAGTACTAATACTAAAATTAAGTATTTCGTTCAATAAGAGATTTGTTGCTAAGAAATTGATAGTActtattttgtaacaaaaacCAAAATCCCTAACATAACATTGAATACATCAACTTATAGTGACATACACTATCACTTTACGAAGATTGGTACTAATATACTACATCATAAAAAGGTGACAACGCCGGAGTAAATTCTATAGATTATCAAAAATGctgtttgtttaataattttattgtttatgtgACCAGAAAATGAAGCAAAGCTGAAAAAGCTATAGAAATTTAGCTCTAGATTAATACTAGAATGAAAGTAATATCTTGTACTGTGAAATGAGAACGAGTATCCTGCAGTAACGGTCGTGTACACACTATCATGGTTTAGAGAATCTCGTGAATATTTGAtgctgaataatttttaatcctAAACGACATAAGATCATTAATATTCGTGTATTATTAAGTTTATTCGTTAAATCTTAAagagaataaaactattttacacGTGCATACAAAATGGCCTTGCCACCAAACTATAAACAAGTAGCAATGGCTACATCAAATATTGTGGCATCAAACcgtaagtattattaatttatttctataatattacttaatacacttttcaaaagtatttatatttaaaaaacatttctatCATAGAACGTCTTAGAGCTTCTGGTGGGAGTAGCAATAGCTCAACAAATAGcgtaagtaaatatttaatctaAACTAAATGAATGCCCTGATACTGATGAACTGTTTCTTATGATAATTTATAGAAAGATACGCAAAGCCCATTTATACAAACACCTCATAGTCATCCAGGATTTACACCACAAAAGgttggaaaaaatacaaatgtatGTATTCTTCTGTATGAATTGaagtttaaattcaattttacaattatattcttaaatgtTGAGGCTATAATCataagattataaaattcacttatttacttattgacTGATTAGGCTGATTCCCGTATGCCTAAGCCACCTAAACCACCAGAGAAACCTCTTATGCCTTACATGAGGTACAGCAGAAAAGTATGGGACCAAGTAAAAGCTCAAAATCCAGAATTAAAATTATGGGAAATAGGGAAGATCATTGGTCAAATGTGGAGAGATTTACCAGAAGAAGACAAAacagaatttattgaaatgtatGAAGCAGAAAAGGTATAAGAAATATTGATAGGTTTATAGTACATTATATACACAGTAGATATTAATGTTTTCCATATTTCAAATAGGTTGAATATGAGAAAAGTTTAAAAACTTATCACAATTCACCTGCGTATTTAGCTTACATTGCTGCTAAAAATAGAGGAAAATCTGGTAAATATtccatattaataaaattaaataattttgtgtacaccttaataatattttatgtttctgAATGATAGTTATGTGTGCTGCGCAACAAAGTAATGACGATCGAGAAAGCCATGAACGTTCATCAGGTAGTACTAAAGGTCAAGCAGCTCAAGACAGAAGAATAGACATTTTACCTGCAGAAGATGACGAtggtatgtaaatatatatgtacagtGAACACTGGATAATTGTAACATCGgggacctcttcataattgcatcATCATCCCCATTACATCCACAGCAGATTCTTTTTAACACACCATAGCGCTCAATAATCGACCGCGATTGAAGGGTGTAACATGACCTgactattgtcgaactcgacgatttcaatatctctttcttttctattcacagtccttttctatatccCTTC encodes the following:
- the Vps36 gene encoding vacuolar protein sorting 36 encodes the protein MNRFEYIEVRFHPSENHVRRDIGVRLYDGDNKTHFEGGELVLTSHRIIWGRPGDISRGHTCLSLPLRYVIFFEEDVPSPFSFGRSKKVIVHLSEATSNKLPGPFDNSVHNYIKLSFKEGLDPNFIMHLSDTISRQMWEIIPIMPANYYNPSVQNSGDSPKSLPQIKIRTGIIGIERSLQEQQKATDESISMAFQDLKKLMQMAKDMVSISKTISAKIRERQGDITEDETVRFKSYLMSLGIDDPVTRDAYKSSNEYFKELAKQLADILEEPIKEVGGMMTLTDVYCRVNRARGLELLSPEDLLNASRQLAPLGLPIVLRTFDSGVIVLQLRSHNDNAIVDVIADLIKERGSLTAEELAQSEGISVLLARERLLVTEKYGRACRDDTIEALRFYPNLFLEQDD